A section of the Oncorhynchus gorbuscha isolate QuinsamMale2020 ecotype Even-year linkage group LG04, OgorEven_v1.0, whole genome shotgun sequence genome encodes:
- the LOC124033927 gene encoding CUGBP Elav-like family member 1 isoform X4, with translation MDSIDAEVLYLSTEQHGQPQCELPHTALEVPTMGGAKKMNGTLDHPDQPDIDAIKMFVGQIPRSWAEEQLRELFEPYGAVYEINVLRDRSQNPPQSKGCCFITYYARKSALEAQNALHNMKILPGMHHPVQMKPADSEKNNAVEDRKLFIGMISKKCNENDIRLMFSPYGQIEECRILRGPDGLSRGCAFITFTARQMAQSTIKSMHQSQTMEGCSSPIVVKFADTQKDKEQKRIAQQLQQQMQQLNAASMWGNLTGLNSLGPQYLALYLQLLQQSATSGNTLNNLHPMSGLNAMQNLAALAAAASATQATGSSALTTSSSPLSVLTSSGTGTGQQAHSSWDTYKAGSSPTSCNNNSVNPMASLGALQSLAAGAGAGLNMGSLAELLCLGMAALNGGLGSGGMSNGTGSTMEALTQAYSGIQQYAAAALPSLYNQSLLSQQSVSAAGSQKEGPEGANLFIYHLPQEFGDQDLLQMFMPFGNVISAKVFIDKQTNLSKCFGFVSYDNPVSSQAAIQSMNGFQIGMKRLKVQLKRSKNDSKPY, from the exons ggcaAAGAAGATGAATGGGACCCTGGACCACCCAGACCAGCCCGACATCGATGCTATCAAGATGTTCGTTGGCCAGATCCCACGGTCCTGGGCAGAGGAACAGCTGCGGGAGCTTTTTGAGCCTTACGGCGCCGTCTACGAAATCAATGTGTTGCGTGACAGGAGCCAAAATCCCCCACAGAGCAAAG GTTGTTGTTTCATAACATATTACGCTCGCAAATCAGCGTTGGAAGCACAAAATGCCCTTCACAACATGAAAATTCTCCCTGGG ATGCATCACCCCGTTCAGATGAAGCCAGCTGACAGTGAGAAGAATAATG CGGTGGAAGACAGGAAGTTGTTCATAGGGATGATATCGAAAAAGTGTAATGAGAATGACATCAGACTTATGTTCTCGCCGTACGGACAGATCGAGGAATGTAGAATACTACGTGGGCCGGATGGACTGAGCCGTG GTTGTGCGTTTATCACTTTTACAGCAAGACAGATGGCACAGTCAACAATCAAATCCATGCACCAATCACAAACTATGGAG GGCTGTTCGTCTCCCATCGTCGTGAAGTTTGCCGACACGCAGAAGGACAAAGAGCAGAAGCGCATCGCCCAGCAGCTTCAGCAGCAGATGCAGCAGCTCAACGCTGCCTCAATGTGGGGGAATCTGACCGGGCTCAACTCTCTGGGCCCACAGTATCTGGCA CTTTATTTACAGCTCCTCCAGCAGTCTGCCACCTCTGGGAATACCCTCAACAACCTTCACCCCATGTCTG GGCTGAATGCCATGCAGAACCTGGCTGCTCTGGCAGCGGCGGCCAGCGCAACACAGGCCACGGGCAGCAGCGCTCTCACCACCTCTAGCAGTCCCCTCAGTGTGCTCACCAGCTCAGGTACGGGTACTGGACAGCAAGCACACTCATCATGGGACACCTACAAGG CAGGATCGTCACCCACCTCCTGTAACAACAACTCAGTGAACCCCATGGCCTCTTTAGGGGCGCTGCAGTCGTTGGCCGCAGGGGCTGGAGCCGGCCTCAACATGGGCTCACTTGCAG AGCTCCTGTGTCTAGGGATGGCAGCCCTGAACGGTGGTCTAGGCAGCGGGGGCATGTCGAACGGAACTGGTAGCACCATGGAAGCCCTTACCCAGGCCTACTCCGGGATCCAGCAGTACGCTGCTGCTGCCCTCCCCAGCCTCTACAACCAGAGCCTGCTCTCCCAACAGAGTGTCAGTGCTGCAGGGAGCCAGAAGGAAG GCCCTGAGGGAGCCAACTTGTTCATATACCACCTCCCCCAGGAGTTTGGAGACCAAGACCTGCTCCAGATGTTCATGCCCTTTGGCAACGTTATTTCCGCTAAGGTGTTCATTGACAAGCAGACCAACCTCAGCAAGTGTTTTG GCTTTGTGAGTTACGACAATCCAGTCTCATCTCAGGCCGCCATTCAGTCGATGAACGGTTTCCAAATTGGTATGAAGCGACTAAAGGTGCAGCTGAAGCGATCCAAAAATGACAGCAAGCCATACTGA
- the LOC124033927 gene encoding CUGBP Elav-like family member 1 isoform X12, producing the protein MDSIDAEVLYLSTEQHGQPQCELPHTALEVPTMGGAKKMNGTLDHPDQPDIDAIKMFVGQIPRSWAEEQLRELFEPYGAVYEINVLRDRSQNPPQSKGCCFITYYARKSALEAQNALHNMKILPGMHHPVQMKPADSEKNNAVEDRKLFIGMISKKCNENDIRLMFSPYGQIEECRILRGPDGLSRGCAFITFTARQMAQSTIKSMHQSQTMEGCSSPIVVKFADTQKDKEQKRIAQQLQQQMQQLNAASMWGNLTGLNSLGPQYLALYLQLLQQSATSGNTLNNLHPMSGMSGLNAMQNLAALAAAASATQATGSSALTTSSSPLSVLTSSGSSPTSCNNNSVNPMASLGALQSLAAGAGAGLNMGSLAELLCLGMAALNGGLGSGGMSNGTGSTMEALTQAYSGIQQYAAAALPSLYNQSLLSQQSVSAAGSQKEGPEGANLFIYHLPQEFGDQDLLQMFMPFGNVISAKVFIDKQTNLSKCFGFVSYDNPVSSQAAIQSMNGFQIGMKRLKVQLKRSKNDSKPY; encoded by the exons ggcaAAGAAGATGAATGGGACCCTGGACCACCCAGACCAGCCCGACATCGATGCTATCAAGATGTTCGTTGGCCAGATCCCACGGTCCTGGGCAGAGGAACAGCTGCGGGAGCTTTTTGAGCCTTACGGCGCCGTCTACGAAATCAATGTGTTGCGTGACAGGAGCCAAAATCCCCCACAGAGCAAAG GTTGTTGTTTCATAACATATTACGCTCGCAAATCAGCGTTGGAAGCACAAAATGCCCTTCACAACATGAAAATTCTCCCTGGG ATGCATCACCCCGTTCAGATGAAGCCAGCTGACAGTGAGAAGAATAATG CGGTGGAAGACAGGAAGTTGTTCATAGGGATGATATCGAAAAAGTGTAATGAGAATGACATCAGACTTATGTTCTCGCCGTACGGACAGATCGAGGAATGTAGAATACTACGTGGGCCGGATGGACTGAGCCGTG GTTGTGCGTTTATCACTTTTACAGCAAGACAGATGGCACAGTCAACAATCAAATCCATGCACCAATCACAAACTATGGAG GGCTGTTCGTCTCCCATCGTCGTGAAGTTTGCCGACACGCAGAAGGACAAAGAGCAGAAGCGCATCGCCCAGCAGCTTCAGCAGCAGATGCAGCAGCTCAACGCTGCCTCAATGTGGGGGAATCTGACCGGGCTCAACTCTCTGGGCCCACAGTATCTGGCA CTTTATTTACAGCTCCTCCAGCAGTCTGCCACCTCTGGGAATACCCTCAACAACCTTCACCCCATGTCTGGTATGTCAG GGCTGAATGCCATGCAGAACCTGGCTGCTCTGGCAGCGGCGGCCAGCGCAACACAGGCCACGGGCAGCAGCGCTCTCACCACCTCTAGCAGTCCCCTCAGTGTGCTCACCAGCTCAG GATCGTCACCCACCTCCTGTAACAACAACTCAGTGAACCCCATGGCCTCTTTAGGGGCGCTGCAGTCGTTGGCCGCAGGGGCTGGAGCCGGCCTCAACATGGGCTCACTTGCAG AGCTCCTGTGTCTAGGGATGGCAGCCCTGAACGGTGGTCTAGGCAGCGGGGGCATGTCGAACGGAACTGGTAGCACCATGGAAGCCCTTACCCAGGCCTACTCCGGGATCCAGCAGTACGCTGCTGCTGCCCTCCCCAGCCTCTACAACCAGAGCCTGCTCTCCCAACAGAGTGTCAGTGCTGCAGGGAGCCAGAAGGAAG GCCCTGAGGGAGCCAACTTGTTCATATACCACCTCCCCCAGGAGTTTGGAGACCAAGACCTGCTCCAGATGTTCATGCCCTTTGGCAACGTTATTTCCGCTAAGGTGTTCATTGACAAGCAGACCAACCTCAGCAAGTGTTTTG GCTTTGTGAGTTACGACAATCCAGTCTCATCTCAGGCCGCCATTCAGTCGATGAACGGTTTCCAAATTGGTATGAAGCGACTAAAGGTGCAGCTGAAGCGATCCAAAAATGACAGCAAGCCATACTGA
- the LOC124033927 gene encoding CUGBP Elav-like family member 1 isoform X14, translated as MDSIDAEVLYLSTEQHGQPQCELPHTALEVPTMGGAKKMNGTLDHPDQPDIDAIKMFVGQIPRSWAEEQLRELFEPYGAVYEINVLRDRSQNPPQSKGCCFITYYARKSALEAQNALHNMKILPGMHHPVQMKPADSEKNNAVEDRKLFIGMISKKCNENDIRLMFSPYGQIEECRILRGPDGLSRGCAFITFTARQMAQSTIKSMHQSQTMEGCSSPIVVKFADTQKDKEQKRIAQQLQQQMQQLNAASMWGNLTGLNSLGPQYLALYLQLLQQSATSGNTLNNLHPMSGMSGLNAMQNLAALAAAASATQATGSSALTTSSSPLSVLTSSGSSPTSCNNNSVNPMASLGALQSLAAGAGAGLNMGSLAGMAALNGGLGSGGMSNGTGSTMEALTQAYSGIQQYAAAALPSLYNQSLLSQQSVSAAGSQKEGPEGANLFIYHLPQEFGDQDLLQMFMPFGNVISAKVFIDKQTNLSKCFGFVSYDNPVSSQAAIQSMNGFQIGMKRLKVQLKRSKNDSKPY; from the exons ggcaAAGAAGATGAATGGGACCCTGGACCACCCAGACCAGCCCGACATCGATGCTATCAAGATGTTCGTTGGCCAGATCCCACGGTCCTGGGCAGAGGAACAGCTGCGGGAGCTTTTTGAGCCTTACGGCGCCGTCTACGAAATCAATGTGTTGCGTGACAGGAGCCAAAATCCCCCACAGAGCAAAG GTTGTTGTTTCATAACATATTACGCTCGCAAATCAGCGTTGGAAGCACAAAATGCCCTTCACAACATGAAAATTCTCCCTGGG ATGCATCACCCCGTTCAGATGAAGCCAGCTGACAGTGAGAAGAATAATG CGGTGGAAGACAGGAAGTTGTTCATAGGGATGATATCGAAAAAGTGTAATGAGAATGACATCAGACTTATGTTCTCGCCGTACGGACAGATCGAGGAATGTAGAATACTACGTGGGCCGGATGGACTGAGCCGTG GTTGTGCGTTTATCACTTTTACAGCAAGACAGATGGCACAGTCAACAATCAAATCCATGCACCAATCACAAACTATGGAG GGCTGTTCGTCTCCCATCGTCGTGAAGTTTGCCGACACGCAGAAGGACAAAGAGCAGAAGCGCATCGCCCAGCAGCTTCAGCAGCAGATGCAGCAGCTCAACGCTGCCTCAATGTGGGGGAATCTGACCGGGCTCAACTCTCTGGGCCCACAGTATCTGGCA CTTTATTTACAGCTCCTCCAGCAGTCTGCCACCTCTGGGAATACCCTCAACAACCTTCACCCCATGTCTGGTATGTCAG GGCTGAATGCCATGCAGAACCTGGCTGCTCTGGCAGCGGCGGCCAGCGCAACACAGGCCACGGGCAGCAGCGCTCTCACCACCTCTAGCAGTCCCCTCAGTGTGCTCACCAGCTCAG GATCGTCACCCACCTCCTGTAACAACAACTCAGTGAACCCCATGGCCTCTTTAGGGGCGCTGCAGTCGTTGGCCGCAGGGGCTGGAGCCGGCCTCAACATGGGCTCACTTGCAG GGATGGCAGCCCTGAACGGTGGTCTAGGCAGCGGGGGCATGTCGAACGGAACTGGTAGCACCATGGAAGCCCTTACCCAGGCCTACTCCGGGATCCAGCAGTACGCTGCTGCTGCCCTCCCCAGCCTCTACAACCAGAGCCTGCTCTCCCAACAGAGTGTCAGTGCTGCAGGGAGCCAGAAGGAAG GCCCTGAGGGAGCCAACTTGTTCATATACCACCTCCCCCAGGAGTTTGGAGACCAAGACCTGCTCCAGATGTTCATGCCCTTTGGCAACGTTATTTCCGCTAAGGTGTTCATTGACAAGCAGACCAACCTCAGCAAGTGTTTTG GCTTTGTGAGTTACGACAATCCAGTCTCATCTCAGGCCGCCATTCAGTCGATGAACGGTTTCCAAATTGGTATGAAGCGACTAAAGGTGCAGCTGAAGCGATCCAAAAATGACAGCAAGCCATACTGA
- the LOC124033927 gene encoding CUGBP Elav-like family member 1 isoform X8, whose translation MDSIDAEVLYLSTEQHGQPQCELPHTALEVPTMGGAKKMNGTLDHPDQPDIDAIKMFVGQIPRSWAEEQLRELFEPYGAVYEINVLRDRSQNPPQSKGCCFITYYARKSALEAQNALHNMKILPGMHHPVQMKPADSEKNNAVEDRKLFIGMISKKCNENDIRLMFSPYGQIEECRILRGPDGLSRGCAFITFTARQMAQSTIKSMHQSQTMEGCSSPIVVKFADTQKDKEQKRIAQQLQQQMQQLNAASMWGNLTGLNSLGPQYLALLQQSATSGNTLNNLHPMSGLNAMQNLAALAAAASATQATGSSALTTSSSPLSVLTSSGTGTGQQAHSSWDTYKAGSSPTSCNNNSVNPMASLGALQSLAAGAGAGLNMGSLAELLCLGMAALNGGLGSGGMSNGTGSTMEALTQAYSGIQQYAAAALPSLYNQSLLSQQSVSAAGSQKEGPEGANLFIYHLPQEFGDQDLLQMFMPFGNVISAKVFIDKQTNLSKCFGFVSYDNPVSSQAAIQSMNGFQIGMKRLKVQLKRSKNDSKPY comes from the exons ggcaAAGAAGATGAATGGGACCCTGGACCACCCAGACCAGCCCGACATCGATGCTATCAAGATGTTCGTTGGCCAGATCCCACGGTCCTGGGCAGAGGAACAGCTGCGGGAGCTTTTTGAGCCTTACGGCGCCGTCTACGAAATCAATGTGTTGCGTGACAGGAGCCAAAATCCCCCACAGAGCAAAG GTTGTTGTTTCATAACATATTACGCTCGCAAATCAGCGTTGGAAGCACAAAATGCCCTTCACAACATGAAAATTCTCCCTGGG ATGCATCACCCCGTTCAGATGAAGCCAGCTGACAGTGAGAAGAATAATG CGGTGGAAGACAGGAAGTTGTTCATAGGGATGATATCGAAAAAGTGTAATGAGAATGACATCAGACTTATGTTCTCGCCGTACGGACAGATCGAGGAATGTAGAATACTACGTGGGCCGGATGGACTGAGCCGTG GTTGTGCGTTTATCACTTTTACAGCAAGACAGATGGCACAGTCAACAATCAAATCCATGCACCAATCACAAACTATGGAG GGCTGTTCGTCTCCCATCGTCGTGAAGTTTGCCGACACGCAGAAGGACAAAGAGCAGAAGCGCATCGCCCAGCAGCTTCAGCAGCAGATGCAGCAGCTCAACGCTGCCTCAATGTGGGGGAATCTGACCGGGCTCAACTCTCTGGGCCCACAGTATCTGGCA CTCCTCCAGCAGTCTGCCACCTCTGGGAATACCCTCAACAACCTTCACCCCATGTCTG GGCTGAATGCCATGCAGAACCTGGCTGCTCTGGCAGCGGCGGCCAGCGCAACACAGGCCACGGGCAGCAGCGCTCTCACCACCTCTAGCAGTCCCCTCAGTGTGCTCACCAGCTCAGGTACGGGTACTGGACAGCAAGCACACTCATCATGGGACACCTACAAGG CAGGATCGTCACCCACCTCCTGTAACAACAACTCAGTGAACCCCATGGCCTCTTTAGGGGCGCTGCAGTCGTTGGCCGCAGGGGCTGGAGCCGGCCTCAACATGGGCTCACTTGCAG AGCTCCTGTGTCTAGGGATGGCAGCCCTGAACGGTGGTCTAGGCAGCGGGGGCATGTCGAACGGAACTGGTAGCACCATGGAAGCCCTTACCCAGGCCTACTCCGGGATCCAGCAGTACGCTGCTGCTGCCCTCCCCAGCCTCTACAACCAGAGCCTGCTCTCCCAACAGAGTGTCAGTGCTGCAGGGAGCCAGAAGGAAG GCCCTGAGGGAGCCAACTTGTTCATATACCACCTCCCCCAGGAGTTTGGAGACCAAGACCTGCTCCAGATGTTCATGCCCTTTGGCAACGTTATTTCCGCTAAGGTGTTCATTGACAAGCAGACCAACCTCAGCAAGTGTTTTG GCTTTGTGAGTTACGACAATCCAGTCTCATCTCAGGCCGCCATTCAGTCGATGAACGGTTTCCAAATTGGTATGAAGCGACTAAAGGTGCAGCTGAAGCGATCCAAAAATGACAGCAAGCCATACTGA
- the LOC124033927 gene encoding CUGBP Elav-like family member 1 isoform X17, whose amino-acid sequence MDSIDAEVLYLSTEQHGQPQCELPHTALEVPTMGGAKKMNGTLDHPDQPDIDAIKMFVGQIPRSWAEEQLRELFEPYGAVYEINVLRDRSQNPPQSKGCCFITYYARKSALEAQNALHNMKILPGMHHPVQMKPADSEKNNAVEDRKLFIGMISKKCNENDIRLMFSPYGQIEECRILRGPDGLSRGCAFITFTARQMAQSTIKSMHQSQTMEGCSSPIVVKFADTQKDKEQKRIAQQLQQQMQQLNAASMWGNLTGLNSLGPQYLALLQQSATSGNTLNNLHPMSGLNAMQNLAALAAAASATQATGSSALTTSSSPLSVLTSSAGSSPTSCNNNSVNPMASLGALQSLAAGAGAGLNMGSLAGMAALNGGLGSGGMSNGTGSTMEALTQAYSGIQQYAAAALPSLYNQSLLSQQSVSAAGSQKEGPEGANLFIYHLPQEFGDQDLLQMFMPFGNVISAKVFIDKQTNLSKCFGFVSYDNPVSSQAAIQSMNGFQIGMKRLKVQLKRSKNDSKPY is encoded by the exons ggcaAAGAAGATGAATGGGACCCTGGACCACCCAGACCAGCCCGACATCGATGCTATCAAGATGTTCGTTGGCCAGATCCCACGGTCCTGGGCAGAGGAACAGCTGCGGGAGCTTTTTGAGCCTTACGGCGCCGTCTACGAAATCAATGTGTTGCGTGACAGGAGCCAAAATCCCCCACAGAGCAAAG GTTGTTGTTTCATAACATATTACGCTCGCAAATCAGCGTTGGAAGCACAAAATGCCCTTCACAACATGAAAATTCTCCCTGGG ATGCATCACCCCGTTCAGATGAAGCCAGCTGACAGTGAGAAGAATAATG CGGTGGAAGACAGGAAGTTGTTCATAGGGATGATATCGAAAAAGTGTAATGAGAATGACATCAGACTTATGTTCTCGCCGTACGGACAGATCGAGGAATGTAGAATACTACGTGGGCCGGATGGACTGAGCCGTG GTTGTGCGTTTATCACTTTTACAGCAAGACAGATGGCACAGTCAACAATCAAATCCATGCACCAATCACAAACTATGGAG GGCTGTTCGTCTCCCATCGTCGTGAAGTTTGCCGACACGCAGAAGGACAAAGAGCAGAAGCGCATCGCCCAGCAGCTTCAGCAGCAGATGCAGCAGCTCAACGCTGCCTCAATGTGGGGGAATCTGACCGGGCTCAACTCTCTGGGCCCACAGTATCTGGCA CTCCTCCAGCAGTCTGCCACCTCTGGGAATACCCTCAACAACCTTCACCCCATGTCTG GGCTGAATGCCATGCAGAACCTGGCTGCTCTGGCAGCGGCGGCCAGCGCAACACAGGCCACGGGCAGCAGCGCTCTCACCACCTCTAGCAGTCCCCTCAGTGTGCTCACCAGCTCAG CAGGATCGTCACCCACCTCCTGTAACAACAACTCAGTGAACCCCATGGCCTCTTTAGGGGCGCTGCAGTCGTTGGCCGCAGGGGCTGGAGCCGGCCTCAACATGGGCTCACTTGCAG GGATGGCAGCCCTGAACGGTGGTCTAGGCAGCGGGGGCATGTCGAACGGAACTGGTAGCACCATGGAAGCCCTTACCCAGGCCTACTCCGGGATCCAGCAGTACGCTGCTGCTGCCCTCCCCAGCCTCTACAACCAGAGCCTGCTCTCCCAACAGAGTGTCAGTGCTGCAGGGAGCCAGAAGGAAG GCCCTGAGGGAGCCAACTTGTTCATATACCACCTCCCCCAGGAGTTTGGAGACCAAGACCTGCTCCAGATGTTCATGCCCTTTGGCAACGTTATTTCCGCTAAGGTGTTCATTGACAAGCAGACCAACCTCAGCAAGTGTTTTG GCTTTGTGAGTTACGACAATCCAGTCTCATCTCAGGCCGCCATTCAGTCGATGAACGGTTTCCAAATTGGTATGAAGCGACTAAAGGTGCAGCTGAAGCGATCCAAAAATGACAGCAAGCCATACTGA
- the LOC124033927 gene encoding CUGBP Elav-like family member 1 isoform X6, producing the protein MDSIDAEVLYLSTEQHGQPQCELPHTALEVPTMGGAKKMNGTLDHPDQPDIDAIKMFVGQIPRSWAEEQLRELFEPYGAVYEINVLRDRSQNPPQSKGCCFITYYARKSALEAQNALHNMKILPGMHHPVQMKPADSEKNNAVEDRKLFIGMISKKCNENDIRLMFSPYGQIEECRILRGPDGLSRGCAFITFTARQMAQSTIKSMHQSQTMEGCSSPIVVKFADTQKDKEQKRIAQQLQQQMQQLNAASMWGNLTGLNSLGPQYLALYLQLLQQSATSGNTLNNLHPMSGMSGLNAMQNLAALAAAASATQATGSSALTTSSSPLSVLTSSGTGTGQQAHSSWDTYKAGSSPTSCNNNSVNPMASLGALQSLAAGAGAGLNMGSLAGMAALNGGLGSGGMSNGTGSTMEALTQAYSGIQQYAAAALPSLYNQSLLSQQSVSAAGSQKEGPEGANLFIYHLPQEFGDQDLLQMFMPFGNVISAKVFIDKQTNLSKCFGFVSYDNPVSSQAAIQSMNGFQIGMKRLKVQLKRSKNDSKPY; encoded by the exons ggcaAAGAAGATGAATGGGACCCTGGACCACCCAGACCAGCCCGACATCGATGCTATCAAGATGTTCGTTGGCCAGATCCCACGGTCCTGGGCAGAGGAACAGCTGCGGGAGCTTTTTGAGCCTTACGGCGCCGTCTACGAAATCAATGTGTTGCGTGACAGGAGCCAAAATCCCCCACAGAGCAAAG GTTGTTGTTTCATAACATATTACGCTCGCAAATCAGCGTTGGAAGCACAAAATGCCCTTCACAACATGAAAATTCTCCCTGGG ATGCATCACCCCGTTCAGATGAAGCCAGCTGACAGTGAGAAGAATAATG CGGTGGAAGACAGGAAGTTGTTCATAGGGATGATATCGAAAAAGTGTAATGAGAATGACATCAGACTTATGTTCTCGCCGTACGGACAGATCGAGGAATGTAGAATACTACGTGGGCCGGATGGACTGAGCCGTG GTTGTGCGTTTATCACTTTTACAGCAAGACAGATGGCACAGTCAACAATCAAATCCATGCACCAATCACAAACTATGGAG GGCTGTTCGTCTCCCATCGTCGTGAAGTTTGCCGACACGCAGAAGGACAAAGAGCAGAAGCGCATCGCCCAGCAGCTTCAGCAGCAGATGCAGCAGCTCAACGCTGCCTCAATGTGGGGGAATCTGACCGGGCTCAACTCTCTGGGCCCACAGTATCTGGCA CTTTATTTACAGCTCCTCCAGCAGTCTGCCACCTCTGGGAATACCCTCAACAACCTTCACCCCATGTCTGGTATGTCAG GGCTGAATGCCATGCAGAACCTGGCTGCTCTGGCAGCGGCGGCCAGCGCAACACAGGCCACGGGCAGCAGCGCTCTCACCACCTCTAGCAGTCCCCTCAGTGTGCTCACCAGCTCAGGTACGGGTACTGGACAGCAAGCACACTCATCATGGGACACCTACAAGG CAGGATCGTCACCCACCTCCTGTAACAACAACTCAGTGAACCCCATGGCCTCTTTAGGGGCGCTGCAGTCGTTGGCCGCAGGGGCTGGAGCCGGCCTCAACATGGGCTCACTTGCAG GGATGGCAGCCCTGAACGGTGGTCTAGGCAGCGGGGGCATGTCGAACGGAACTGGTAGCACCATGGAAGCCCTTACCCAGGCCTACTCCGGGATCCAGCAGTACGCTGCTGCTGCCCTCCCCAGCCTCTACAACCAGAGCCTGCTCTCCCAACAGAGTGTCAGTGCTGCAGGGAGCCAGAAGGAAG GCCCTGAGGGAGCCAACTTGTTCATATACCACCTCCCCCAGGAGTTTGGAGACCAAGACCTGCTCCAGATGTTCATGCCCTTTGGCAACGTTATTTCCGCTAAGGTGTTCATTGACAAGCAGACCAACCTCAGCAAGTGTTTTG GCTTTGTGAGTTACGACAATCCAGTCTCATCTCAGGCCGCCATTCAGTCGATGAACGGTTTCCAAATTGGTATGAAGCGACTAAAGGTGCAGCTGAAGCGATCCAAAAATGACAGCAAGCCATACTGA
- the LOC124033927 gene encoding CUGBP Elav-like family member 1 isoform X7, with the protein MDSIDAEVLYLSTEQHGQPQCELPHTALEVPTMGGAKKMNGTLDHPDQPDIDAIKMFVGQIPRSWAEEQLRELFEPYGAVYEINVLRDRSQNPPQSKGCCFITYYARKSALEAQNALHNMKILPGMHHPVQMKPADSEKNNAVEDRKLFIGMISKKCNENDIRLMFSPYGQIEECRILRGPDGLSRGCAFITFTARQMAQSTIKSMHQSQTMEGCSSPIVVKFADTQKDKEQKRIAQQLQQQMQQLNAASMWGNLTGLNSLGPQYLALYLQLLQQSATSGNTLNNLHPMSGMSGLNAMQNLAALAAAASATQATGSSALTTSSSPLSVLTSSGTGTGQQAHSSWDTYKGSSPTSCNNNSVNPMASLGALQSLAAGAGAGLNMGSLAGMAALNGGLGSGGMSNGTGSTMEALTQAYSGIQQYAAAALPSLYNQSLLSQQSVSAAGSQKEGPEGANLFIYHLPQEFGDQDLLQMFMPFGNVISAKVFIDKQTNLSKCFGFVSYDNPVSSQAAIQSMNGFQIGMKRLKVQLKRSKNDSKPY; encoded by the exons ggcaAAGAAGATGAATGGGACCCTGGACCACCCAGACCAGCCCGACATCGATGCTATCAAGATGTTCGTTGGCCAGATCCCACGGTCCTGGGCAGAGGAACAGCTGCGGGAGCTTTTTGAGCCTTACGGCGCCGTCTACGAAATCAATGTGTTGCGTGACAGGAGCCAAAATCCCCCACAGAGCAAAG GTTGTTGTTTCATAACATATTACGCTCGCAAATCAGCGTTGGAAGCACAAAATGCCCTTCACAACATGAAAATTCTCCCTGGG ATGCATCACCCCGTTCAGATGAAGCCAGCTGACAGTGAGAAGAATAATG CGGTGGAAGACAGGAAGTTGTTCATAGGGATGATATCGAAAAAGTGTAATGAGAATGACATCAGACTTATGTTCTCGCCGTACGGACAGATCGAGGAATGTAGAATACTACGTGGGCCGGATGGACTGAGCCGTG GTTGTGCGTTTATCACTTTTACAGCAAGACAGATGGCACAGTCAACAATCAAATCCATGCACCAATCACAAACTATGGAG GGCTGTTCGTCTCCCATCGTCGTGAAGTTTGCCGACACGCAGAAGGACAAAGAGCAGAAGCGCATCGCCCAGCAGCTTCAGCAGCAGATGCAGCAGCTCAACGCTGCCTCAATGTGGGGGAATCTGACCGGGCTCAACTCTCTGGGCCCACAGTATCTGGCA CTTTATTTACAGCTCCTCCAGCAGTCTGCCACCTCTGGGAATACCCTCAACAACCTTCACCCCATGTCTGGTATGTCAG GGCTGAATGCCATGCAGAACCTGGCTGCTCTGGCAGCGGCGGCCAGCGCAACACAGGCCACGGGCAGCAGCGCTCTCACCACCTCTAGCAGTCCCCTCAGTGTGCTCACCAGCTCAGGTACGGGTACTGGACAGCAAGCACACTCATCATGGGACACCTACAAGG GATCGTCACCCACCTCCTGTAACAACAACTCAGTGAACCCCATGGCCTCTTTAGGGGCGCTGCAGTCGTTGGCCGCAGGGGCTGGAGCCGGCCTCAACATGGGCTCACTTGCAG GGATGGCAGCCCTGAACGGTGGTCTAGGCAGCGGGGGCATGTCGAACGGAACTGGTAGCACCATGGAAGCCCTTACCCAGGCCTACTCCGGGATCCAGCAGTACGCTGCTGCTGCCCTCCCCAGCCTCTACAACCAGAGCCTGCTCTCCCAACAGAGTGTCAGTGCTGCAGGGAGCCAGAAGGAAG GCCCTGAGGGAGCCAACTTGTTCATATACCACCTCCCCCAGGAGTTTGGAGACCAAGACCTGCTCCAGATGTTCATGCCCTTTGGCAACGTTATTTCCGCTAAGGTGTTCATTGACAAGCAGACCAACCTCAGCAAGTGTTTTG GCTTTGTGAGTTACGACAATCCAGTCTCATCTCAGGCCGCCATTCAGTCGATGAACGGTTTCCAAATTGGTATGAAGCGACTAAAGGTGCAGCTGAAGCGATCCAAAAATGACAGCAAGCCATACTGA